The Desulfovibrio desulfuricans DSM 642 genome contains a region encoding:
- a CDS encoding RNA polymerase sigma factor, whose amino-acid sequence MAHLPKSIPKEIFRKCYQHLKTFLQKKLPQNDVEDVIQTAFYKLVKADQLLLPQDEMLAWLYHVARNASIDLLKKKKTISAGDCGPQDQEEFSGNPLELLLLDDARPEDQVLKNLFWEEFESALTDLPEEQRNIFVRTELRGESYNSISSETGVPVNTLISRKHYAVLRLRTRLESIRQEIINS is encoded by the coding sequence ATGGCACACCTGCCAAAATCCATCCCCAAGGAAATTTTCAGAAAATGCTATCAGCACCTGAAAACTTTTCTGCAAAAAAAGCTGCCGCAGAATGATGTGGAAGATGTCATTCAAACTGCATTCTATAAGCTGGTGAAAGCAGATCAATTATTGCTTCCGCAGGATGAAATGCTCGCATGGCTTTACCATGTGGCCCGTAACGCAAGCATTGATCTGCTGAAAAAGAAAAAAACAATTTCTGCGGGAGACTGCGGCCCACAAGATCAGGAGGAATTTTCTGGCAACCCACTGGAACTTTTGCTGTTAGATGACGCTCGCCCAGAAGACCAGGTACTGAAAAATCTGTTTTGGGAAGAATTTGAATCCGCTCTGACAGACCTCCCTGAAGAGCAGCGCAATATTTTTGTGCGCACAGAGTTACGGGGCGAATCGTACAACAGCATTTCCAGCGAAACTGGTGTGCCAGTTAACACCCTTATTTCACGCAAGCACTATGCGGTACTGCGGCTGCGCACCAGGCTTGAATCCATAAGACAAGAAATTATCAATTCATAA